From a region of the Fusarium verticillioides 7600 chromosome 9, whole genome shotgun sequence genome:
- a CDS encoding protein OS-9, producing the protein MRRFNLFLLATVQLVGARSPGFSIHEDLLTYPQFEVVFDSQYISEQDAHSLLDSQHPTYSADFAQSTLDQAREADERDNEGDNQDQNGPSHTYELMKLPPHEYLCSIPIIQPPEPENKTANELAKAEEARELTRATASGWELLSQLEDSCLYFMSGWWSYSFCNNKEIVQFHALPSIPNGQPPKRDPNTMDFTLGKVPAIPANAAHQAKLNGIENPPPAELQVKGDQRYLVQRLEGGTICDLTGRERTIEVQYHCVPGMKTDRIGWIKEVTICAYLMVVNTPRLCNDVAFLPPEETRANPISCKLIVGENDQTPLLDQAIPVKEAEAAQEPLKQEGEEAKPEEAKPQDAAKEPVNIGGVIVGARNVLSGADEAGKPPAKLSPPRSYFSNTDTDGERFIEVVASGKSKEDGAEVKLLSTEELERLDLKPSTVKDMTERMKKLAGKYGWKLELVELPGGEKELRGYIDADEDELAKNKAKLKKEKEALDKAKAEKKKAEGEEEGSQEEFFKKKDEL; encoded by the exons ATGCGCCGCTTCAATTTATTCTTGCTGGCGACTGTCCAGCTTGTTGGAGCTCGATCACCGGGCTTCAGCATCCACGAGGACTTGTTGACGTACCCTCAG TTCGAAGTAGTTTTTGATAGTCAATACATTTCCGAACAAGATGCACATTCGCTGCTCGATAGCCAACATCCTACTTATTCTGCCGACTTTGCGCAATCAACACTTGATCAAGCTCGGGAAGCTGACGAGCGCGACAATGAAGGCGACAACCAGGACCAAAATGGCCCGTCGCATACATACGAACTTATGAAACTACCTCCCCACGAATACCTCTGCTCTATCCCTATTATACAACCCCCCGAACCCGAGAACAAGACAGCAAACGAGCtagccaaggccgaggaagcACGCGAGCTTACTCGCGCGACAGCAAGCGGATGGGAACTTCTCTCACAACTTGAAGATTCTTGTCTATACTTTATGTCGGGATGGTGGAGCTATAGTTTCTGCAACAACAAGGAGATCGTCCAGTTCCACGCCCTCCCGTCTATACCAAATGGCCAGCCTCCCAAGCGCGACCCCAACACCATGGACTTTACGCTTGGTAAAGTCCCCGCGATTCCCGCCAACGCTGCGCATCAGGCAAAGTTGAACGGCATCGAGAACCCACCGCCGGCGGAGCTGCAGGTCAAGGGAGATCAACGATATCTGGTACAGAGGCTAGAAGGTGGAACGATCTGCGATTTGACCGGTAGGGAACGGACAATCGAGGTTCAGTATCATTGTGTACCAGGCATGAAGACTGACAGGATTGGATGGATCAAGGAGGTCACGATCTGTGCTTATCTCATGGTGGTCAACACACCGCGTCTCTGCAACGACGTTGCTTTCTTGCCTCCTGAGGAGACTAGAGCGAACCCCATTTCGTGCAAGCTCATCGTCGGTGAGAATGACCAGACTCCTTTACTGGACCAGGCGATTCCTGTGAAGGAAGCTGAGGCGGCACAGGAGCCCCTGAAGCaggagggtgaagaggcCAAACCCGAAGAGGCCAAGCCACAAGATGCAGCAAAAGAGCCCGTTAACATCGGCGGCGTCATCGTAGGTGCCCGCAATGTCCTCTCCGGCGCCGACGAGGCAGGCAAACCACCCGCCAAGCTCTCTCCTCCACGAAGCTACTTCTCCAACACCGACACCGACGGCGAGCGCTTTATCGAAGTCGTCGCCTCTGGTAAGAGTAAAGAAGACGGCGCCGAAGTAAAGCTCCTCAGCACCGAAGAACTAGAACGCCTCGACCTCAAGCCTTCCACAGTGAAGGACATGACAGAgcgcatgaagaagctcgcaGGAAAATACGGGTGGAAACTCGAGCTCGTTGAGCTTCCTGGTGGTGAGAAGGAGTTGAGGGGGTACAtcgatgcagatgaggaCGAGCTTGCtaagaacaaggccaagctgaagaaggagaaagaagcgCTGGAtaaggccaaggctgagaagaagaaggccgaaggggaggaggaggggagtCAGGAggagttcttcaagaagaaggatgaatTGTAA